A section of the Cololabis saira isolate AMF1-May2022 chromosome 6, fColSai1.1, whole genome shotgun sequence genome encodes:
- the LOC133445538 gene encoding trace amine-associated receptor 13c-like has translation INRSCKKPTFQWTEIAFQKFLISFISLITVALNLLVIISISHFRKLHTPTNIILLSLAVTDFLVGLVLMPAEMLRDTSCWFLGDNICVLYYYLICSTLAASNGNIILISVDRYVAICHPLHYSIRITLAKAKSSVCLCWLYYAVYSIFCMRYDLIQPGMSNSCIGECEFAIHHSTRTVDLILNFILPVTVIVVLYMRVFVAALSQARAVHLRTTVFTLQNSINLKPRKSEFKAARTLGILVLVYLICYTPYFVYSFVVVNVTSSLYASFIFVLFFLNSCINPIIYALFYSWFRKSVKLIVTLQILQPGSSEASVL, from the exons ATTAACAGGTCCTGCAAGAAGCCGACATTTCAGTGGACTGAAATTGCTTTCCAGAAATTCCTGATTTCCTTCATCTCTCTGATCACTGTAGCTCTCAACCTGCTCGTCATCATCTCAATCTCCCACTTCAG gaagctccacACTCCCACTaacatcatcctcctctctctggCGGTCACAGATTTTCTCGTGGGTCTCGTATTGATGCCTGCAGAAATGCTCAGGGACACATCCTGCTGGTTTCTAGGTGATAACATTTGTGTTCTGTATTATTATCTGATCTGTTCCACTTTAGCTGCTTCAAATGGAAACATTATTCTCATATCAGTTGACCGTTATGTGGCTATTTGTCATCCCCTGCATTACTCCATCAGAATCACTTTGGCAAAAGCAAAAAGTTCGGTTTGTCTCTGTTGGCTCTACTATGCTGTCTACAGCATTTTCTGCATGAGATATGACCTGATTCAGCCAGGCATGAGTAATTCATGCATTGGAGAATGTGAATTTGCTATTCACCATTCAACACGAACTGTGGATCTCATTTTAAACTTCATATTGCCAGTCACAGTTATTGTGGTTTTATACATGAGAGTGTTTGTGGCGGCTTTATCTCAGGCTCGTGCTGTTCACTTACGCACTACTGTTTTCACCTTGCAGAATTCAATCAACCTAAAGCCAAGAAAATCTGAGTTTAAAGCAGCCAGGACTCTTGGTATTCTTGTACTTGTATATCTAATATGCTACACCCCATATTTTGTTTACTCTTTTGTTGTGGTTAATGTGACCAGTTCATTATATGCATCTTTTATatttgtgctgttttttttaaactcctgTATAAACCCTATAATCTATGCCCTGTTTTACTCCTGGTTCAGAAAATCTGTTAAACTCATTGTCACTCTGCAGATACTGCAGCCGGGCTCCTCTGAGGccagcgtgttgtag